The genomic segment TTTAAAGTGTGTAAAAAATCTCTCATCAGCATCTGACGCTGAAGGAGAAGACATTTACTGACAGAAACCTGTGCTTAGCCCAGAAAAAGAGATTGATCATGTATGTACACAATCGTCACATTACAGCCTGATGCATTAGATGTTCTCACAAGAGAGGTAAAGAGTTATGAGAGATCAaacatgaggaaagaaagaagtttatgtgagctctttcctttttttactttttagtgtGTTGGACCCTAAGAGGCATGACATTAAAACTCATGAACACCAGCTATATCAGCCTGCTCTGGTGACTCAAAAGTTGTCGTTTCTCGACTCAACTTTGCTGAAACACTTGATTCATGTTGTTCTTATTTAACCTAATTTGCATTGATTTAATCAGGGCTGGTATGctttaaatacataataaattggGATTCTGCAACTTAGATGACTTAGAATAGCTAAATTTCAATAAAGCTCATTTCAATCTGTTAATGTATACGGTTCTGCCAAGGGGTTTAAAACCGTAGAAAAGATGCAAACTTGCCACATTAGAAGTGGGAAAGATTTAAAGATACCATCCAGATGAAATGATTTGCAGGATAATAATGtgaaaagcaatatatatatgtacatatgtattttttaattacagCCTAGACATATCTTCTACGTTTTGAGGATCATACTTAGAAGAAAGCTCACATATAAATGcagtgaatttaattttattttccttccttcttgccaACACTCAACTCTTCTCTGCCTCTGTACCAGCTCTACAAATCAAGTGACATCCAAAGTGGGACCTCTTCTTGCCCATTTGGCAGGCTCCAGCACCACTTTGCAAGCTGCCTGCATTAGGAGAATTTTCTTCCTAGCAGCCATGGGGATTGGGTGGCTTGTACTCACAATACTTGCTGAATGGTTGGCCAATGTTTACCCCTGCCTGCCCCAGCTCCCCAACCCTTTAGAGTTTATGGCTCAATCAGCCGGCTTGCTGTGAGGAATAATTATCTTGGCAAGAGGTGAAAACACTTGATGGTGAAATTGTCTGTCTGTTAAAGTGTTCCGCAGCACCCTGGAGGTGCCAGTGCCCAGTCCAGAGTCAGGCAGGAGGCAAGAGGGCTGGAGAGCTGACCATCAAGAATGGGAAAGGAAGGCCACCACTTTGGTGCGAGACAGAAAATAACCTATCTGTGCCAGTAACAAGCTGTGAGACCTCGGATAATCACCCGAtgtctctgtacctcagtttcgtCATGTGCAAAATTCAGATTTTCTAATGTCTCTTTTAGCTCCTAAGACAGCATGTGATGTCTAGGACAtttcagctttgttttctttccaattGAAGGATGCATCTCAGAGATGAATGACCAGGCCAGAGCTCAGAGGAATACGAAACGGAATGATTCATGCCCCTGTTCATAAAACTTTTCCTGAAAAGTACTACTAGTCTTTGGTGACTTTGATTCCACTGGTTAGTAGTGTCTTTAGCTTGAATGTAAGGAGCAACTTAGTTATTTGTCCAAAGCCAGTCCAACCCTGGAGCTTTGGTAATCCACCTCATTCTTATCAATGAGAGCACAACTATAGATAATGCCCACTTATTTTCAGTTCCTAAGAGTCAGATATGATGGGAATTAGAAGTGAGGAGCTGGAAATTCACATTGGATTCTCCCTATTGCCTCCTTGGGCATATTTGTCAAGAAGGTAGGCTTATCCACTCACTTCCAGCcgggtttctctctcttttttttttaaacagatgaccaacaggtccCTGACAACAGCAATGCAGACTCTCTCCAGACCAGTTGGAACAAGACAGAGCTCAACATAAGAAACTTAAGGAGCCCATCCATAAGTGAGTGTTAATGGAAATAATCAGGCTAAGACCTCTTCATGCTCAGATGATACAATTTAGTAACAGTCTCAAAGATTAAGTACTGGGTGTATATATAGAAAGGGGTAGGCTTCATGAGGGTTTAAACTACCCCTTCTCCTCTCATCCTCTCGCACATTCTCCTGGAGCGGAGTGTACTGCAGGGTTCTGTAATCACCATGAGTAGCACGTCAGGGTCAGTCCTCCCGGTGTCAGACATTAGAATCTTTCTTTAATCCACCCGGGACCCCACAGACATCTATGGAGACTGGTGAAGCCCCAGAGGGATCTCGGGCAAGAAAAACTCCCTGTACACAGACATAGGTTTCTGCCACTCTAGGTCTACCGCCAGGACCAGGATGGCTTTCCAAATCTGCTGAGTTTGGAAAGCATTCCCCCACCCACCACCTAAAATTGCTGGCTGACTGCAGAACTCCAGTGCccgcaagggaaaaaagaaaaatctcagccAAATCCCCACAATCATTGCTTTCCTCTAGCTTCTCTCAAGTTGCTTTTCTAAAGCAAAGGACCAAATGTTGATTTCTCTACAGATTCCTACGTATCTCTTACACGTAGACAGCTttaaagggggaggggggaacgtTCCCcgaagggaaggggagggcggAACAGAATATTTCAGTCTCCCACTTGGAAATCTCTTGTCGTTGATGATGCTTTTCCAAACCTCcatcccccctccttttttttttttttttctttttggaaatatGGACCAAAAAGCTGAAAGTTATTTCCATTTCATCAAAGAACATATATTACTTTAGTGGCTCTGGAGAATGTTGGTTTTCTGCCCACCCCTTTTCAATCTGCCCATGTCTGAGGTGCTCCGGGAAGACGCACAATCGTGAGCAGCTTACGACACTCAGTGAGCAGTAGGTGCCGGTGCAAGCTCGCGCCTCACACTGCCTGGCGGAGAGAAGGAGCCCGGGCGCCGGGCGCCGCTCCCCGCTCCCAGCGTTGCCACCCGAGCCGCCCGCCGCCCGCACCTCCCCGCCGCCCGCAAAGCATGAGCAAGCCCGCTCTCCGCAGCCGCCCCGGGCGCGAATGGCAGGCTGTCTCCGCGGAGCAAAAGGTGGCGCCGGTCAGTGGTCCTTTCCAATGACGGACATTAACCAGACTGTCAAATCCTGGGGAGTCGCGAGCCCCGagtttggagggtttttttccccacaacgTCACAGTCCGAACTGCAGAGGGAAAGGACAGCGGCAGGAAGGCGAAGCCCCGGCTCCCGCACGCAGTTGGGAAACTTGCGGGTCCTAGAAGTCGCCTCCCCGCCTCGCCGGCCGCCCTTGCAGCCCCGAGCGGAGCAGCAAAGTGAGACATTGTGCGCCTGCCAGATCCGCCGGCCGCGGACCGGGGCTGCCTCGGAAACACAGAGGGGTCTTCTCTCGCCCTGCATATAATTAGCCTGCACACAAAGGGAGCAGCTGAATGGAGGTTGTCACTCTCTGGAAAAGGGTGGGTAAGAcactttttaattaaattctttcccgaagatttttttttttttcctccctttgctGCAGCATCTAACATGGACCAAATCACCATCTCTTTGATCTTTACGTGGCTGTGAACTTTCTATGCTGCCCAGCTTTCTGCATGCTTAGAGGTGAACGTGTGGCTTTGGGGAGGGGGGGTCCTGCTTTATTTCAatgtatttatttgatttttgcccttttctccccctcccccgctccccctcCCTCGGAATAAAATATGATGTAGATTTCTGACCGAGCGCTTCCAATGGACATTCTCCAGCCTCTCTGGAAAGATTCTCGCTAATGGATTTCCTGCTGCTCGGTCTCTGTCTATACTGGCTGCTGAGGAGGCCCTCGGGGGTGGTCTTGTGTTTGCTGGGGGCCTGCTTTCAGATGCTGCCCGCCGCCCCCAGCGGGTGCCCGCAGCTGTGCCGGTGCGAGGGGCGGCTGCTGTACTGCGAGGCGCTCAACCTCACCGAGGCGCCCCACAACCTGTCCGGCCTGCTGGGCTTGTCCCTGCGCTACAACAGCCTCTCGGAGCTGCGCGCCGGCCAGTTCACGGGGTTAATGCAGCTCACGTGGCTCTATCTGGATCACAATCACATCTGCTCGGTGCAGGGGGACGCCTTTCAGAAACTGCGCCGAGTTAAGGAACTCACACTGAGTTCCAACCAGATCACCCAACTGGCCAACACCACCTTCCGGCCCATGCCCAACCTGCGCAGCGTGGACCTCTCGTACAACAAGCTGCAGGCGCTCGCGCCCGATCTCTTCCACGGGCTGCGGAAGCTCACCACGCTGCACATGCGGGCCAACGCCATCCAGTTCGTGCCCGTGCGCATCTTCCAGGACTGCCGCAGCCTCAAGTTTCTCGACATCGGATACAATCAGCTCAAGAGTCTGGCGCGCAACTCTTTCGCCGGCTTGTTCAAGCTCACCGAGCTGCACCTGGAGCACAACGACTTGGTCAAGGTGAACTTTGCCCACTTCCCCCGCCTCATCTCCCTGCACTCGCTCTGCCTGAGGAGGAACAAGGTGGCCATTGTGGTCAGCTCGCTGGACTGGGTATGGAACCTGGAGAAAATGGACCTGTCGGGCAACGAGATCGAGTACATGGAGCCCCATGTGTTCGAGACCGTGCCACACCTCCAGTCCCTGCAGCTGGACTCCAACCGTCTCACCTACATCGAGCCCCGTATCCTCAACTCCTGGAAGTCGCTGACGAGCGTCACCCTGGCCGGGAACCTCTGGGACTGTGGGCGCAACGTGTGCGCCCTGGCTTCGTGGCTCAGCAACTTCCAGGGGCGCTACGATGGCAACTTGCAGTGCGCCAGCCCCGAGTACGCACAGGGCGAGGACGTCCTGGACGCAGTGTACGCTTTCCACCTGTGTGAGGAGGGGGCCGAGCCCACCAGCGGCCACCTGCTCTCCGCCGTCACCAACCGCAGCGACCTGGGATCCCCCGCCGGCCCGGCCACCACTCTCGCTGACGGCAGGGAGGGGCAGCCCGACAGCACGCCTGAGCTGGCTACCGTGGCCCTCCCCGGCGGCGAACACGCCGAGAACGCTGTGCAGATTCACAAGGTGGTCACCGGTACCATGGccctcattttctccttcctcatcGTGGTCCTGGTGCTCTATGTCTCTTGGAAGTGCTTCCCAGCCAGTCTCAGGCAGCTCAGACAGTGCTTTGTGACGCAGCGCAGGAAGCAAAAGCAGAAACAGACCATGCATCAGATGGCTGCCATGTCTGCCCAGGAATACTACGTTGATTACAAACCGAACCACATTGAGGGAGCCCTGGTCATCATCAACGAGTATGGCTCGTGTACCTGCCACCAGCAGCCCGCCAGGGAATGCGAGGTGTGATTGTCCCAGTGGCTCCCAACCCGTGCGCTACCAAATATGCCTGGACAGCCGGGGCGGGCCGGCAAGCACCAGGCTGGGGTCTCCTGTCTGTGCTCTGATATGCTCCTTGACTGAAACCGCAAGGGGATCTCTCCCAGAGACTTGACATTTTAGCTTTATTgtgtcttaaaaacaaaaacgagataaaacacaacaaaaccccACCCCACAACCTTCAGGACAGTCTATCTTAAATTTCATATGAGAACTCCTTCCTCCCTTTGAAGATCTGTCCATATTCAGGAATCTGAGAGTGTAAAAAGGTAccaatcattgatttttttttgtaaacttaaaatgtttaaaataaaatagcatttacAGTTTTTACAGACTGGTGTAACCTAAATGAATTGTTACCTGGTTAAGAGTGAAGCAACAGTTAGAATTTCCTCCccccaccgtgtgtgtgtgtgtgtgtgtgtgtgtgtggggggggtgatCTAGTGGCCACAGGGAAAATCCAGAAA from the Globicephala melas chromosome 12, mGloMel1.2, whole genome shotgun sequence genome contains:
- the LRRTM1 gene encoding leucine-rich repeat transmembrane neuronal protein 1, yielding MDFLLLGLCLYWLLRRPSGVVLCLLGACFQMLPAAPSGCPQLCRCEGRLLYCEALNLTEAPHNLSGLLGLSLRYNSLSELRAGQFTGLMQLTWLYLDHNHICSVQGDAFQKLRRVKELTLSSNQITQLANTTFRPMPNLRSVDLSYNKLQALAPDLFHGLRKLTTLHMRANAIQFVPVRIFQDCRSLKFLDIGYNQLKSLARNSFAGLFKLTELHLEHNDLVKVNFAHFPRLISLHSLCLRRNKVAIVVSSLDWVWNLEKMDLSGNEIEYMEPHVFETVPHLQSLQLDSNRLTYIEPRILNSWKSLTSVTLAGNLWDCGRNVCALASWLSNFQGRYDGNLQCASPEYAQGEDVLDAVYAFHLCEEGAEPTSGHLLSAVTNRSDLGSPAGPATTLADGREGQPDSTPELATVALPGGEHAENAVQIHKVVTGTMALIFSFLIVVLVLYVSWKCFPASLRQLRQCFVTQRRKQKQKQTMHQMAAMSAQEYYVDYKPNHIEGALVIINEYGSCTCHQQPARECEV